From the genome of Papaver somniferum cultivar HN1 unplaced genomic scaffold, ASM357369v1 unplaced-scaffold_10, whole genome shotgun sequence:
GTTGACACAATGTTCGTCGTTCCAGTCATGCAAGATGCACTGTTTTACAgttaaaataacaaaaacaaacacCCATCCTTTAGAAAAAGGATCATTTTTAGAAGAGTACAAATCAGAAAACACAAGTTAGAAGTCCCACCTTGAGTAAGATAGCTTGAGCACTGGGAACAGACTTGAACATATCACCAGGAACCTTTTTGATGTCAGGGTGATCATGAGAGTTAGCAATAACATGGGGAAGATCATAAAGTGTACATTTGATATGAGGAAAAGCTTTGAAGATTGCCATAATTGTTGTACCATTTCCTCCACCAATATCAACCAGAGAATCCAAACCTTGAAAAGTATCTCTACAATCTTCGATTAGAGTTTTGGTTAAAAGTCTCGTTTCTTCAGCCATTCCTTCGTTAAACAACTGACTTTGATCTGGATTACCTTCTAAATACTTCCACATATCCATTCCCATTCCTTTCTTAAATGCCGTTGTACTTCCGTTTCCTAAACCTTCTTTCATGAAATGCCATGGAACCATGAATTCTTTTTGTGCCACGCCTAATATCGTTTGTACCATACTTGTTTCTGCATCTCTTAAAAGTAAAGTACCAACTGGTTTAAGTGAGTAAACCTTCTCAGCTCCACCATTACAAGTTTCTTGTCCTAAGATATTCAAGTTTACTAAATATCTTAGAATTCTGTACAAGTAATCAGAATTGACATTTGGAATTGGTAGTTTTGATACAAGTTCCGAAAGTGTGATTGACCCATTATTGTTTTTGATAATATCTGGGATTCCAATCTCTACTACGCAACCAACAACAAGAGTATCAGCAAAACCATAGATTATATTCCATAATTGAGCTTGATCTTTGATACCAACTTCTTGTGTTTCAGCTGGTTTCACATCCACACTACTACCCAtgatatgaaatatttttgtttcggGTTGTGTGTGTTTCGTAATCTTTTCAAACTTTGTGGTGTATTTATAAGTGTTCCAAATGCTAGCTAACTGCTTGGTGCACCATATATGATCAGATCACGAGAGAGAGCAAGAACCTCGTGGGAAAAATTAGTAACGATAGGAGAACAAGACGAAAACTAAGATCACACACTTTCCCAAATAACAAAAAACTAACACAGCACACTCTCGAGAAATTACACTAAAACACTGTCAATAATAATTACTGCCTCTCATTAGTGCCTCACACCATACGTTTAGATCTTACCTGCTCGATCGACAGCACAAAAGCACATGTACATCATTTTTGTGAACATGTTTTGGTAGAATTCAGTAGGTAAAATACTGTGTTTTAGCTTAAACATGTTCAAAACAAGAGTGGTAGCTAGCCGGCCCTGACATATTTtcgttcaaggaaaaaaaaatcgtCTATATATACACGAAATGAAAACATGTAGGCATTTGCAACACAATAGTATTATTAACAAGAGATTGAGAGAAAGTTAAAGACTATATACTGAACTTCTCTTAAGCAAGAGATTATTCTATTTAGAGCATCCATGGAGACTGCAAAAATGATAAAGCTAGGTAATGGGTTGTCAGTACCAAGTGTTCAGGAATTGGCAAAACACACTCTTGCAGAAATTCCATCTCGATACATATGCACTGATCAGGATTCAGTCATTATTGGTGCGTCTGTAACTCATGAAACAGTTCCTGTCATCGATTTGCAAAATTTGCTGTCTCCTGAACACATAACTAGAAAGTGAGAGTTGGATAATCTTCATTGTGCTTGCAAAGAATGGGGTTTCTTTCAGGTATATATTTGTCATACGTACAAGCATGTCTATCGTTGTGTTTTTATTACTAGTTATTAGCTTAGTGCTAATCTGCTTGCTTTATACTATACGTTCCAGCTGGTAAACCATGGAGTCAACACTCTATTGGTGGAAAACGTGAAATCAGAGATTGAGAGGTTTTTTAACCTTCCAATGGATGATAAAATTAGGTACGATCAGAAAGAAGGAGATGGTGAAGGATTTGGGCAATACTTTGTGAACTCAGATGACCAAAGACTTGATTGGGCAGACGTGTTTTACATGGTCACCCTTCCTATACCTCTCAGGGAGACGATGGAATCCTACTCATCAGAGATGAATAAATTAGCCATGATTCTCTTCAACATGATGGAGAAAGCTCTACAAGTAGTTGAGACTAATAAAGTTATTACAGGGCTATTTGAAGATGGGTTGCAGTCGATGAGGATGAATTACTATCCTCCTTGTCCTCGACCAGAGCTCGTCATTGGTCTTACGCCACACTCGGATTTTGGCGGTTTGACAATCCTCCTTCAGGTCAACGAAGTGGAAGGATTGCAGATAAGAAAAACAGAGAGATGGATTTCAGTTAAacctaatggcaac
Proteins encoded in this window:
- the LOC113326977 gene encoding 3'-hydroxy-N-methyl-(S)-coclaurine 4'-O-methyltransferase 2-like, with protein sequence MGSSVDVKPAETQEVGIKDQAQLWNIIYGFADTLVVGCVVEIGIPDIIKNNNGSITLSELVSKLPIPNVNSDYLYRILRYLVNLNILGQETCNGGAEKVYSLKPVGTLLLRDAETSMVQTILGVAQKEFMVPWHFMKEGLGNGSTTAFKKGMGMDMWKYLEGNPDQSQLFNEGMAEETRLLTKTLIEDCRDTFQGLDSLVDIGGGNGTTIMAIFKAFPHIKCTLYDLPHVIANSHDHPDIKKVPGDMFKSVPSAQAILLKCILHDWNDEHCVNILKKCKEAIPEETGKVIIVDVALDEESEDELTKARFILDIDMLVNTGGRERTPDDWENLLQRAGFRSHKISPIRAIQSVIEAFP
- the LOC113326299 gene encoding codeine O-demethylase-like codes for the protein METAKMIKLGNGLSVPSVQELAKHTLAEIPSRYICTDQDSVIIGASVTHETVPVIDLQNLLSPEHITRNANLLALYYTFQLVNHGVNTLLVENVKSEIERFFNLPMDDKIRYDQKEGDGEGFGQYFVNSDDQRLDWADVFYMVTLPIPLRETMESYSSEMNKLAMILFNMMEKALQVVETNKVITGLFEDGLQSMRMNYYPPCPRPELVIGLTPHSDFGGLTILLQVNEVEGLQIRKTERWISILTNGIYRSVEHRAIINSAKKRLSIATFHDPKLESEIGPISSLITPQTPALFTRIGFQELEKKMRSSKLDGKSFLDCMRTGESN